The sequence ACCGTCTCCACCCGGCTCACCATGACCACCGCCGACGAGAAGGTCGCCGACCAGGAGTTGCGATTCACTGTGGTGCAGAAGACGGGTTGGTGGGTCTGCGAGGTCGCCTGACCGCCACGCCTGGATAGGCTCGACGGGTGTGTGCAGCTGAGCGCCCGATCGACCCGGCCGGTACCGGATGGCCCGCCCGTCTCCACGTGGTGACCGGCAAGGGCGGCACCGGTAAGACCAGCGTGGCGGCGGCGCTGGCCCTGGCGCTCGCCGCCGGTGGCCGGCGCACCCTGCTGGTCGAGGTCGAGGGGCGGCAGGGCATCGCCCAACTGTTCGGCATCGACCCGCTGCCCTACGAGGAACGGCACCTCGCCGACGCGCCGGACGGCGGTGAGGTGCGCGCGCTCGCGGTGGACGCTGAGGAGGCGCTGCTCGAGTACCTGGACATGTTCTACAAACTGGGCGCGGCGGGCCGGGCACTGCGCAAGCTGGGTGCCATCGACTTCGCCACCACCATCGCCCCCGGCCTGCGGGACGTCCTGCTCACCGGCAAGGTGAAGGAGGCCACCACCCGCACCACCGGGCAGCGGCGCGCGTACGACGCTGTGGTGCTGGACGCCCCGCCGACCGGGCGGATCGGCCGGTTCCTCAACGTGACTGCGGAGACCGCCCGGCTGGCCAAGGTCGGCCCGATCAAGACCCAGAGCGAGGGGGTCGCCGCGTTGCTGCGGTCCCCGATGACTGCTGTGCACGTGGTGACGCTGCTGGAGGAGATGCCGATCCAGGAGACGGTGGACGCGATCGCCGACCTGACCGCCCTCGGCTTCGGCGTCGGGAAGGTGCTCGTCAACGGGGTCCGAGCCCCGCTGCCCGCCGGACCGGCGGTCACCACCGCTGAGTTGGAGCGCGGGCTGGTCGCGGCCGGGCTGCCGGCCGATCGGGACATCGTGGCCGGGTTGCACGACGAGGCACGTGACCAGCTCATCCGGCGCGAACTGGAGGATTCGCTCCGCGCCGACCTGGTGGAGTTGGGGCTGCCGATGATCGAGCTGCCGTTGCTGCCCGACGGGGTGGACCGGGCGGGGCTCTCGGCGCTGGCCCAGGCCCTCGTTCGCGCCGAATGACTCACACCTGAGCGCAGCACGGGCGCGCGGACCCACCGGCCCGATACGCTCGATTGGTGCCTTCCGAAGACGCGGCGCCGCAGCTGGACGTCGACCAGATCCTCGCCGACCCAGGCGTGCGGATCGTCGTGTGCTGCGGTGCCGGCGGAGTGGGAAAGACGACCACGGCCGCGGCGCTGGCGCTGCGGGCCGCCGAGCACCACGGTCGGCGAACTGTGGTGCTCACCATCGACCCGGCCCGCCGGCTGGCCCAGTCGCTGGGCCTGACCGAGCTGGACAACACGCCTCGCCAGGTCAAGGGCATCGACGTCGAGAGCAGCGGCGGCGAGTTGCACGCCATGATGCTGGACATGAAGCGCACCTTCGACGACGTGGTGTTGCAGCACACCGACCCGACGAAGGCCGCGGAGATCTTCGCGAACCCGTTCTACCAGGCGATGAGCTCGACCTTCGCCGGCACACAGGAATACATGGCGATGGAGAAGCTGGGTCAGCTGCATGCCCGGGGCGAGTGGGACCTGATCGTGGTGGACACGCCACCGTCCCGCTCGGCACTGGACTTCCTGGACGCGCCGGCTCGACTCTCCCGTTTCCTCGACGGCCGGATGCTGCGACTGCTGCTGGCCCCGGCGCGCAGTGGCGGCCGGAGCATGTTCAGCCTGGTCACGGCCTCGTTCGGGATGTTCTCGAAGGTGGTGCAGAAGGTGCTCGGCGCGCAACTGCTCACCGACCTGTCCGGCTTCGTGGCGGCACTGGACTCGATGTTCGGTGGTTTCCGGCAGCGCGCCGAGCAGACGTACCGCATCCTGCAGGCGCGGGAGACGGCCTTCCTGCTGGTCGCGACGCCGGAGCCGGACGCGGTCCGGGAGGCCGCCTACTTCGCGGGCCGGCTGCGGGACGAGCGGATGCCGCTGGCCGGCCTGGTGCTCAACCGGGTGCACCGCCCGGCGGTTCCGGAGCTGGACGCCGAGCAGAGCCGGGTCGCCGCCGAGCGGCTGACCGAGCTGGGTGGGCATGAGGCCACCGCCGACGTGCTGCGGGCGCACGCGACGCTGGCCCGCCAGGCGGTACGCGAGCAGCAGGTCGCCGCGCGCTTCACCGAGGCGTTCCCGGCCGTGCCGGCGGTTTCGGTTACGGCGCAGCCCGCCGACGTGCACGACGTCGACGGGCTACGGACGATCGGCGCGGCGATCAGCCGGCAGTGACCGGCGTCAGTTGGCCGCGCTGACGAGAATCTTGTCCTTGCCAGCCTTGTCCTTGCTGTTCTTCTTCATCGCGGCCTCGAACATCTTGCGCCAGCTCGTCACCTGCGGGTGACGACGCAGGAGCGCCCGCCGTTCGCGTTCGGTCATGCCGCCCCACACACCGAACTCGATCCGGTTGTCCAGCGCGTCGGCCAGGCACTCGTACCGAACTGGGCAGCTCCGGCAGATCCGCTTCGCCACGTTCTGTTCGGCGCCCTGTACGAACAACGCGTCCGGGTCCCCGTTCTGACATGCCGCCTGCGACGGCCAGTCAGTGATCATGCCCATGTGTACACGTCCCCCCTTGCAGTACCTACCGACCTCGTCGATGCACGCCAGCCGGCAATTCCCCCCGATCGCCCGGCCTGCCTTCCCCAAGGCGGCGCGGACGACATGTGGCGCTGTCGCCGCCCCCATCATGCTCTGTAGTCGACTGATTACGCAACGTTGTCGACGAAATCCATCATTCCGGACACTCCCGGCTTCCCGGGCCTTCGACCGCCGGTTACCCCGCCGAGCTCGGCGATAACGCTGCGCCGCCTCACCAAATCGGAGGAGACTCACGCCGGGTCACACGCAACCAAGTACCGGGGGTCGTGCGTTTAGCACAACGAGGGCAGCGCGCGCAGGAAATGGGGAAAGAACGCCCCAGCGCCCCTCGTTCCCTACTCGCGTACCCTGTCGAGGTGACCTGGATGCGGAAACGTGACCACAATGTGCTGACCAACGCCGCATCGCTACTCGTGTGTGGCCTGCTGGCCGGCGTGGTGGTCGCTGCGGCGGCCTTCCCCGCGGTAGCGATGTCCGGCCTGGCCGCGAAGGCCGGCGCCGAGACATTCGGTGCCCTGCCCACGGAGCTGACGGTGGCCCGCGCGCCACAGATCAGCTACCTGCTGGCATCGGACGGCAAGACACCGCTCGCGACGATGTACGACGAGAACCGACGGGACGTGAAGCTCGCCGACATCTCGGTGCCCATGCAGAAGGCCATCATCGCGGCCGAGGACCATGACTTCTACAAGCACAACGGCGTCGACATCAACGGTGTCGCCCGCGCGTTCGTCAACAACCAGAGCGAAGGCTCCGGCCGGCAGGGCGCCTCGACGCTGACCATGCAGTACGTCCGGCTGGCCATCGCCTACTCGGCCACCCACCCGGCCGACGTCGTCGCGGCGACCGAGGACACCAGCGCCCGCAAGCTCCGCGAGATGCGGCTGGCCCTCCAGGTCGACAAGGAATTCTCCAAGGACGAGATCCTCACCCGCTACCTCAACCTCGCCTCGTTCGGCAACGGCGCGTACGGCATCTACGCCGCCAGCCAGGTCTACTTCGGTAAGCCGCCGAGCAAGCTGAAGATCGAGGAAGCGGCGTTGCTGGCCGGCATGGTCAAGGCGCCGACGACGAACGACCCGACCACCGAGGCCGGTTACCCGCTCGCCAAGGACCGTCGCGACTACGTCATCCAGAACATGGTCGACATCAAGGCCATCACCCAGCAGGAGGCGGACGCCGCCAAGGCGACCAAGCTGGTGGTGAAGGACAAGCGCACCCCGAACGGCTGCGTCGCCGCCAACGTCAACGAGTGGGGCTTCTTCTGCGACTACTTCTACCGCTGGTGGATGGAGCAGGAGACGTTCGGCAAGACCACGTACGACCGGGAGCGCCGGCTGAAGAGCGGCGGATACACCGTCGTGACCTCGATCGACGTCCAGGCACAGCGCGGCGCGGACAAGGCGGTCCGTAAGGCCAAGAGCATCAACAGCAAGGAAGCGGCAATGGTCGCCGTGGTCGAGCCGGGCACCGGCCGGGTGCGGGCGCTCGCGGTCAACCGGCAGTTCAAGCTCGACGACCCGAAGAACCCGAAGAACAAGATCTCCAGCGATCCCGCGAAGAGCAGGAAGAAGATCCGGGGCAACTACCCGGCGACGGTCAACCCGTTGCTCACCGGCGGCAACGGCATCACCGGCTACCAGGCCGGCTCGACGTTCAAGATCTTCAGCATCGTCGCCGCGCTGGAGAAGGGCATCCCGCTCAGCTACTCGATGAACGCTCCGCAGCAGTTCAAGTCGGAATACATCATCGACAGCAGCA comes from Micromonospora vinacea and encodes:
- a CDS encoding ArsA family ATPase; the encoded protein is MCAAERPIDPAGTGWPARLHVVTGKGGTGKTSVAAALALALAAGGRRTLLVEVEGRQGIAQLFGIDPLPYEERHLADAPDGGEVRALAVDAEEALLEYLDMFYKLGAAGRALRKLGAIDFATTIAPGLRDVLLTGKVKEATTRTTGQRRAYDAVVLDAPPTGRIGRFLNVTAETARLAKVGPIKTQSEGVAALLRSPMTAVHVVTLLEEMPIQETVDAIADLTALGFGVGKVLVNGVRAPLPAGPAVTTAELERGLVAAGLPADRDIVAGLHDEARDQLIRRELEDSLRADLVELGLPMIELPLLPDGVDRAGLSALAQALVRAE
- a CDS encoding WhiB family transcriptional regulator; this translates as MGMITDWPSQAACQNGDPDALFVQGAEQNVAKRICRSCPVRYECLADALDNRIEFGVWGGMTERERRALLRRHPQVTSWRKMFEAAMKKNSKDKAGKDKILVSAAN
- a CDS encoding ArsA family ATPase, which encodes MVPSEDAAPQLDVDQILADPGVRIVVCCGAGGVGKTTTAAALALRAAEHHGRRTVVLTIDPARRLAQSLGLTELDNTPRQVKGIDVESSGGELHAMMLDMKRTFDDVVLQHTDPTKAAEIFANPFYQAMSSTFAGTQEYMAMEKLGQLHARGEWDLIVVDTPPSRSALDFLDAPARLSRFLDGRMLRLLLAPARSGGRSMFSLVTASFGMFSKVVQKVLGAQLLTDLSGFVAALDSMFGGFRQRAEQTYRILQARETAFLLVATPEPDAVREAAYFAGRLRDERMPLAGLVLNRVHRPAVPELDAEQSRVAAERLTELGGHEATADVLRAHATLARQAVREQQVAARFTEAFPAVPAVSVTAQPADVHDVDGLRTIGAAISRQ
- a CDS encoding penicillin-binding protein, whose product is MRKRDHNVLTNAASLLVCGLLAGVVVAAAAFPAVAMSGLAAKAGAETFGALPTELTVARAPQISYLLASDGKTPLATMYDENRRDVKLADISVPMQKAIIAAEDHDFYKHNGVDINGVARAFVNNQSEGSGRQGASTLTMQYVRLAIAYSATHPADVVAATEDTSARKLREMRLALQVDKEFSKDEILTRYLNLASFGNGAYGIYAASQVYFGKPPSKLKIEEAALLAGMVKAPTTNDPTTEAGYPLAKDRRDYVIQNMVDIKAITQQEADAAKATKLVVKDKRTPNGCVAANVNEWGFFCDYFYRWWMEQETFGKTTYDRERRLKSGGYTVVTSIDVQAQRGADKAVRKAKSINSKEAAMVAVVEPGTGRVRALAVNRQFKLDDPKNPKNKISSDPAKSRKKIRGNYPATVNPLLTGGNGITGYQAGSTFKIFSIVAALEKGIPLSYSMNAPQQFKSEYIIDSSSPAACKGTHFYCPTNSNLKPGGVQNMWSAFAQSVNTYFVPLQQQVGAENVVDAARRAGIQFRASNDAKFAATKEAAHQWGAFTLGVSSTTPLDLANAYATLAADGKYCEPIPVQEIRDPEGNKLDIANPRCEKRFSTEVARAAVDAARCPVGDNSSTSKCGGSRTAGVVKSIVDAPVAGKSGTTDSEKTAALVAMTKQYSVAGIMADPDWPQTNVKMKHKEKDGINPPVYETLRDAMKGKPRIKFEPPGQKISEGDQRSIPNVKCVSVDAAKSRLKGAGFEPVVSSAKVPSSCKAGEAAGTSPDGRTIKGGVVTIQVSSGGGTPGNTNGTPGGQPGNQPGRPGNGRPNG